The Algiphilus sp. genomic sequence GATAGCGATCTCTGATTCCGTCAACTTACTTCACCCCGCATAAACTTCCTGCCAGCGCTCCCCATGCCGGTCGAGATAGGCGCGCGTCATCTCCACCGAGGCATGCCCCATGAGCGCCTGCACCTGCTCATCTGACCATCCCAGTTCTTCTCGGTAAAGATCACCACCGAGCGCGCGGATCTCGTGCCACGTCGGACGCGCCGCCGGCACCAGGTGATCGCACACCCCGAGCGCGTCGCGCAGCCGGCCGAACTCTCGCGTCAACGCCTCCGGCGCTAACTGGCGCTCATGCGTCCGCCAAGCCGCGGGCCTTCGCTTGCGCGGGGTCCAGTGGAGCAGATACGGGCAGTCGCCCCGCTCCGGGCTGTTCAGACACGCGATGATCGCCGCCTTGAGGTTCCGCCCTGGCGTGATTCGCAGCAAGCCCGTGCCGTAGCCCTCGACTTTTCTCTGCCGAACCGACAACTGGCCACCAGCCCATGCCGATGCGGTCAAAAGCACGACATCCTCGCGCCGCTGCAACGACCACAGAGACAGGTCCATCGCCCGCTGCAGCCAGGGCGCGGCCGCATCGCGGATGGCGTCGAACGCATCGCGCGTCAGCCGCTGCCGCGTGATCGACTCGACCCTCTCTATTGTGGCATCGACCGGGTTATCCGACCGCAGCCCGCGCGCCACCGCGTGGCGGAACACTTGCCCGAGCAGGCCCCGGTATCGGTTGCTCATCCGCGGCGGGTACGCCTCGAGCAGCTCCGCCACCGCCCGCCGATCGACATCCGCAATGCTGCGATCGGGGCCCAAGCGCTCGATGGCGTGATCCAGCATCAGCCCGTACTCATAGAGCGTCTTGTCAGCCAGCGGCCCGCCGCGCTTCGTCCGCCGCTCCGGCAGCGCCTCGCGCCGGAACCACCCGAAGTGCTTGGCGACCGTCGACGCCGGCTGCTCTATCCGCGACAGCGCAGCCGACACCGGGTCACCAGCAGACCGGCTCAGATAGAGCGCGACCGCCTGTTTCGCCGCCTGCAGATCCCGCCCGAGCGGCACCTCTTTCGACCCACCCGGCACCCGGAAATAGTAGTAGACGCGATCACCGCGTCGGCGCTCATAGAGTCCGTCTGGCCACCCCCGCCGCCCCCTCGCGCGCGCTCGTCCCATGCCTGTCTCCCGCGGCTCACCCCGAGCCGGACGGTAGCATAATGGAACGATAGTGGAAAAATAGTGGAACGGCGCCACGAGGGCGCCGTAACTTATTGATTTTGGTCGGGGCGGCAGGATTCGAACCTGCGACCCTCTGCTCCCAAAGCAGATGCGCTACCAGGCTGCGCTACGCCCCGACTGGGCGCCATTATTCCATGTTGGTGCGGCGATCGCCGCGGTCACTACGTTCGGCTCCTGCCTCACCAAGTGACCCGGCCCGGGCCGTCCTGGCCCGGGCGCGCAATGCGCTGCGAATGCCCACCGGGCATTCGGTCGCATAGCGCCCAGGCTGCGCTACGCCCCGACTGGGCGCCATTATTCCATGTTGGTGCGGCGATCGCCGCGAGAACCGCCCGCTTCGCCCGGACCGGGAGTACATCGCCAGGGGACGGCCCGACCGGATCGACGCGCATGCGGGCAGGGACCCGCCGCGACCACTTGAGTGGGGCGCTCCGATCACGAATCGGGGGCGTGGAAACCTTGAGCCGCAGCGTGGTTCTGCTATGATGCGCGGCCCGGCGCACCGGTGGTTTGTGTGATCCGTGGTGGACGTAGCTCAGCTGGTAGAGTCCCGGATTGTGATTCCGGTTGTCGTGGGTTCGAGTCCCATCGTCCACCCCATCCGCATCAGCGCGGGCCGCTAGCTCAATGGTAGAGCAGCTGACTCTTAATCAGTAGGTTCGGGGTTCGAGTCCCTGGCGGCCCACCAAATTGCTTGACGCTGTAACGCACTGACAGCGTTGAAATTGTACCGCCTTGCTCCCAAACAGACACCTCCGTCTGTCGGTCGAGCGGCGGCACTAGGCATCCAGCTAGCATCCTGATTAAGAGCTTGACGGCGCGCTCGGAGAGCATGCACGTCGCTCACTGCGTTCTCCTAGCCGCTCTACCATTGAGCTAGCGGCCTCTAACACACGAACACAAAAGCGACCTCCCACCGAGAGGGGGTAACAGGGGGTTCACGGGCTTGCGTAGTCGTATTCTCCGCTGTGCCAGTTACCTACGCAAAATTTCTGCTGCCAGCCCCCGCCGGCAAGCCGAACACGCGCGATAACTGCTGAGATGCAGCCCATCTACACACCGGCCCGCTCAATGCCTACCCGCGCTTCGACCCATCGCATCATCTCAGAAACAGAGATGTTCAAGCTCCCAGCGATCTTGGACATGGCCTTCAAGCTAGCCGAGTTCCGACCCCGCTCCAACAACGACACGTAATTGCGCTACAACCCTGCCTCCAGGGCCAACGATTCTTGCGTTAGGCAGCGTTCTATACGCAACTCCCGCAGAACCTGTCCGAAGGCTTCCTCTGGCTGCACCACCGCTCCCGTCTGACCGACGAACGGTAGGTGCTGATCCCCAACAAGTCTTCACAATATATTGGTCACGCCTCTGCTACGGTGCAGATCGAGCCGCTACCTCTCGCAACCATATTACCGATTCGCTCCATAGTACAATGAAAGAGCACCTAAAAACTGCAGCCGCCCTATCATTATTCGCGATATTCATTATATGGGTCGCAGGATTCTTAGTATATTTCTTTTCTCTAACAGCTCATCACCATAAAGAATGCATCAATGAGAAAGGCTGGTTAGTTGGTCTCGCTTGGGGGTGCGAAAACCCAAGGCATACTATGGCCAAAATAGGCTTAACATCCGTTATATGGCCGATTGATTTAACCCAATCGCTCCTGATCCATCT encodes the following:
- a CDS encoding phage integrase Arm DNA-binding domain-containing protein, with the protein product MGRARARGRRGWPDGLYERRRGDRVYYYFRVPGGSKEVPLGRDLQAAKQAVALYLSRSAGDPVSAALSRIEQPASTVAKHFGWFRREALPERRTKRGGPLADKTLYEYGLMLDHAIERLGPDRSIADVDRRAVAELLEAYPPRMSNRYRGLLGQVFRHAVARGLRSDNPVDATIERVESITRQRLTRDAFDAIRDAAAPWLQRAMDLSLWSLQRREDVVLLTASAWAGGQLSVRQRKVEGYGTGLLRITPGRNLKAAIIACLNSPERGDCPYLLHWTPRKRRPAAWRTHERQLAPEALTREFGRLRDALGVCDHLVPAARPTWHEIRALGGDLYREELGWSDEQVQALMGHASVEMTRAYLDRHGERWQEVYAG